From Xiphophorus couchianus chromosome 7, X_couchianus-1.0, whole genome shotgun sequence:
CCAGGTGCTAGCCTCATCTTGCTCACGTAGAAGCTGCATCATATTTCTATCCAGCATGGCGCATGCGCGTCACGCTCATTAATATCAAAAATGGCGCCATTCGTTACTGTTGGtagattttacattttccagTCCAAACACAGGGTAAAATTAAACCTGTAAAACCTACCCAACTGCAAAGAAACAGTACGAATCTAAACCTCTAATAAAACTCGTGTTAATATCActatatgttttattcataatctATCCCTAATATATTTCctattatatttttagaataatttagagaaacagcaaaatgtattttttttataatgtacATTTATAAGAACAAAAATTTAGAGAAACAgtaaacatacacacacagacacaatatatatatatatatatatatatatatatatatatatatatatatatatatatatatatatatatatatatatatatatatatcttgagTGATATCTTGAGTAATATCAACAATATATTGCTTCCCTGAGTAACATTTCTGTCTACCCTGCCGCAAGGATGGTGAACGGATGgatgcaaataaaacagactgcatttcccatttatatttttgaaattcttCAAATAGCACCCGGACTTGGTCAAAGACTGCTGTGACGGAGTTTATTTCCTGCCGGGGTAATTTTACTGCATAGATGTActcacataaaatcaaacacggacagattttgttgttgttgctgtttagTTTTCAAGCTGTAAGTGGTGAGTGACTGAACAATCTCGCCACGTCGCTCAGTCTGAACGGTGTGTTTACTGCTCTCTAACGGTTAACGTAGGCAATTGTATCCATGACtaatgtaaacagaaataagCTCAAcgtttatgtaaataataattcacacagtacaaaattaaagtatttaatcCTTGCACCTCCAAACATTGTACTTATTGCTGactaatatattaaaataaggCTTTTCATAACCGTTGTTGATGTACTTATTGAATAATGAGGTTAATGTTGATTATGAGCTGAGGtatagtaactagttacatttattcagttacGTACTTCagtaactttgaaaataaaaacttttagcAGTAGTTTTACTTCTACATAGGCTATGCtattaaaatttctgaatacTCTATCACCTTCaagaacaaacttgttttaaccaaaagtctgtgagacacaaacacacatttacagcTTAGTGAGACCTGTTGTTTGTCcacaggttttttgttttaatgttattttctatcaTCTGAAACTTCTGTGACATTagaagaaaattagaaaaaaaagattacgtATTGTCACCAAAAGCACCTTAACCTGTTTCATTTACATTACCTATTGTGTGTGTTagtttatatgttttatattgaaCTAATTTGATCTGTAAAAtttctcctgtttcttcttCCTGGATTTGCTACTTTGTGATGTAGTatgttatgttatttatttgaattcctttccattttaatctgtaaaacaTAAGAATTTGTAAATTCcttaaaagttaatatttttgtatgtcTGACACTTTCTAAATTATAAATGGCATTTTATGATTAGTATTCAGTACTCAAGTAGcttttttacataatactttttttgttcttactgTGGACTCAATTTCTTGAGTAATTTGGACTCAAgctacttgagtaatttcttggacaatactttcttacttttaattcagtaaaaatatgttgatgaagtgctactcttacttgagtacaatatTTAAATACTCTTACCAACTTTGATTATGAGTCACATTTATTATTACAGTTGTGCAGTTCCTCTCAGGCAGTCATGTGAGGTGTgtcacagatttcttttgcttgtttatttgctttggaCAATTGAACCCCATGATGAATAGGTCTTTTAACCTTATTTGCTATGCCTTTAACTTTCAAAAAGATCACAATTCACCTAATTCATTCATTTGAGCCTTTATTGATAACATTGACAGATCACCTTCTCAGCATATATGGATGCTGCTGGGAATGTGCTCTATTCAGAGCAATATTTGGAATGTGTGCTGGTTTTGGCCCCCTTAATACTCCTCTccctcttcatcttcatctcccATGCTGTCGGTGCCCACCTCTTCATAATCTTTCTCCAAAGCAGCCATATCTTCTCTGGCCTCTGAGAACTCTCCCTCCTCCATTCCCTCTCCAACATACCAGTGGACAAAGGCTCTCTTGGCATACATGAGATCAAACTTGTGGTCAAGCCTGGCCCAGGCCTCAGCGATGGCAGTGGTGTTGCTTAGCATGCACACAGCTCTTTGCACCTTAGCAAGGTCTCCTCCAGGAACTACAGTTGGAGGCTGGTAGTTGATCCCCACCTTGAAACCTGTGGGACACCAGTCCACAAACTGGATGGTACGTTTGGTCTTGATGGCAGCAATGGCTGAGTTGACATCTTTGGGTACAACATCTCCACGGTACAGCAGACAGCATGCCATGTATTTGCCATGACGTGGGTCACATTTCACCATCTGATTAGCTGGCTCAAAGCATGCATTGGTGATGTCAGCCACAGATAATTGTTCATGGTAGGCTTTTTCAGCAGAGATCACTGGAGCATAAGTGGCCAGAGGGAAATGGATACGAGGATAAGGCACCAAATTGGTCTGGAACTCTGTCAGGTCAACATTCAGCGCTCCATCAAAGCGGAGAGATGCTGTGATTGAAGACACAATCTGACCAATAAGCCTGTTCAGGTTGGTGTAGGTCGGTCTCTCAATGTCAAGATTTCTGCGGCAGATATCATAGATGGCCTCATTGTCCACCATGAAAGCACAGTCGGAGTGCTCCAGGGTGGTGTGGGTGGTTAGAATGGAGTTGTAAGGCTCCACTACTGCTGTAGAAACCTGGGGGGCTGGGTAGACAGCAAATTCAAGTTTGGACTTTTTCCCATAGTCGACAGAGAGTCTTTCCATCAGCAGGGAGgtaaaaccagaaccagttccTCCACCAAAGGAGTGGAAGATGAGGAAACCTTGCAGACCAGTGCACTGATcagcctgaaaaaaaaagtttgtgagGAATTAGAAGTTGACTCCAGCCAGAAGTATAAGTTAACCACAACCTCTCAAGAAATCAAAATCCTGCAAAGCTAATTCAAATATCCTTCAAATCCTCACCAGTTTACGTGTCCTATCTAGAACAAGATCTATAATCTCCTTGCCAATGGTGTAGTGACCACGAGCGTAGTTGTTGGCAGCATCTTCCTTTCCTGTAATAAGCTGCTCAGGGTGGAACAGCTGACGGTAGGTTCCTGTACGCACCTCATCTGTaaatgagcaataaaaaaattaaaatgacaaccAGTTCACaatatcaaatatttctaaGTGATTGTTCATCTGTAGACTGCTGACCAATGACAGTAGGTTCCAGATCGACAAAGATGGCTCTGGGTACATGCTTTCCTGCCCCTGTTTCACTGAAGAAGGTATTGAAGGAGTCATCCCCTCCTCCAATAGTCTTGTCAGAAGGCATCTGACCATCTGGCTGGATTCCATGTTCAA
This genomic window contains:
- the LOC114147943 gene encoding tubulin alpha chain; translated protein: MRECISMHVGQAGAQMGNACWELYCLEHGIQPDGQMPSDKTIGGGDDSFNTFFSETGAGKHVPRAIFVDLEPTVIDEVRTGTYRQLFHPEQLITGKEDAANNYARGHYTIGKEIIDLVLDRTRKLADQCTGLQGFLIFHSFGGGTGSGFTSLLMERLSVDYGKKSKLEFAVYPAPQVSTAVVEPYNSILTTHTTLEHSDCAFMVDNEAIYDICRRNLDIERPTYTNLNRLIGQIVSSITASLRFDGALNVDLTEFQTNLVPYPRIHFPLATYAPVISAEKAYHEQLSVADITNACFEPANQMVKCDPRHGKYMACCLLYRGDVVPKDVNSAIAAIKTKRTIQFVDWCPTGFKVGINYQPPTVVPGGDLAKVQRAVCMLSNTTAIAEAWARLDHKFDLMYAKRAFVHWYVGEGMEEGEFSEAREDMAALEKDYEEVGTDSMGDEDEEGEEY